From one Trueperella pyogenes genomic stretch:
- a CDS encoding polyphenol oxidase family protein, whose translation MHECPSHPLVDWFAQPTFPANVRTGFTTIRGGCSGGKYAALNLGFHVHDDPQSVRANRHKLEHYLGQRLAWMTQVHATGIARASAARKGREGFLEVGEADAIIVERGYAGAVMVADCVPLILVEKSGERGGVVHVGRAGLDLAIAPKVLEELGEVVAILGPSICGTCYEVPLSLAEGVGRRWPGSRSTTSAGTPGLDIAAGLEAQLRQYGVAEIHRVPVCTYESGEHYSHRRATHAGTGTGRFAGVLQIL comes from the coding sequence ATGCATGAATGTCCTTCTCATCCGCTCGTAGACTGGTTCGCTCAGCCGACATTTCCGGCTAACGTCCGCACAGGTTTCACCACTATCCGTGGCGGCTGCTCAGGCGGTAAGTATGCGGCGTTGAATCTGGGCTTTCATGTTCACGACGATCCGCAAAGCGTGCGAGCTAATCGGCACAAGCTGGAGCACTACTTGGGGCAGCGCCTGGCCTGGATGACTCAGGTTCACGCTACGGGCATAGCGCGAGCATCCGCGGCGCGTAAGGGCCGAGAGGGCTTCCTCGAGGTGGGGGAGGCGGATGCGATCATTGTAGAACGTGGCTACGCAGGGGCCGTCATGGTAGCTGACTGCGTGCCACTCATCTTGGTTGAGAAAAGCGGCGAACGCGGCGGCGTCGTGCACGTGGGGCGTGCGGGACTAGACCTTGCCATCGCGCCGAAGGTACTTGAGGAACTGGGGGAGGTCGTCGCCATACTCGGTCCGTCGATCTGTGGCACATGCTACGAGGTTCCGCTGAGCCTGGCCGAGGGCGTCGGCAGGCGCTGGCCAGGAAGCCGCTCCACGACGTCGGCAGGTACGCCTGGGCTGGATATAGCCGCGGGCCTCGAGGCGCAATTGCGCCAATACGGCGTCGCTGAGATCCATCGTGTGCCCGTGTGTACCTACGAGTCGGGGGAGCATTATTCGCATAGGCGCGCCACACATGCGGGCACGGGCACAGGCCGATTTGCTGGTGTTTTGCAGATTCTCTAA